Proteins encoded by one window of Arachis ipaensis cultivar K30076 chromosome B04, Araip1.1, whole genome shotgun sequence:
- the LOC107639281 gene encoding LOW QUALITY PROTEIN: uncharacterized protein LOC107639281 (The sequence of the model RefSeq protein was modified relative to this genomic sequence to represent the inferred CDS: deleted 1 base in 1 codon), with product MSRPRLELRIHHSGSTQSEESALDLERNYYGHPNPSSSPSPMQPFAAGAQHSESTAAYFSWPTLTRWNDAAEDRANYFGNLQKGVLPETLGRLPTGQQATTLLELMTIRAFHSKILRRFSLGTAIGFRIRGGVLTNTPAILVFVARKVHSQWLNPVQCLPAALEGPGGVWCDVDVVEFSYYGVPAPTPKEQLYTELADGLRGSDSCIGSGSQVASQETYGTLGAIVKSRTGNQEVGFLTNRHVAVDLDYPNQKMFHPLPPSLGPGVYLGAVERATSFITDDLWYGIFAGTNPETFVRADGAFIPFAEDFNMNNVTTSVKGVGEIGDVNVIDLQSPINSLIGRQVIKVGRSSGLTTGTIMAYALEYNDEKGICFLTDFLVVGENQQTFDLEGDSGSLILLTGQNGEKPRPVGIIWGGTANRGRLKLKVGEPPENWTSGVDLGRLLDLLELDLITTNEALQAVLHERRNDSNAGIGSTVGESSPTIPTKEKPEESVEPFCLNKVPVEDEPSERVKPSLKICEFDNMDEVETAPNVEHQFIPSFAGKSPEHSSYQKGAFEFKSLSELRNGPDEDSFVSLHLGEPETKRRKHSNSSLCIDELK from the exons ATGAGTCGGCCTCGCTTGGAGTTAAGAATTCATCACTCCGGATCAACACAATCGGAGGAGTCAGCCTTGGACCTGGAAAGGAACTACTATGGTCATCCTAATCCTTCTTCCAGTCCCTCGCCCATGCAACCTTTTGCTGCCGGTGCTCAGCATTCAGAGAGCACTGCCGCATATTTTTCTTGGCCTACGTTGACTCGCTGGAACGATGCAGCAGAAGACAGGGCCAACTattttggaaatcttcaaaagGGAGTGCTACCTGAAACTTTGGGGCGATTGCCAACAGGACAACAGGCTACTACCTTGCTTGAGCTGATGACTATTAGGGCATTTCATAGCAAGATATTACGGCGGTTTAGTCTTGGCACTGCCATTGGATTTCGGATTAGAGGAGGTGTTTTGACT AATACTCCAGCTATTCTTGTCTTCGTTGCCCGTAAAGTTCACAGTCAATGGCTCAACCCTGTTCAGTGCCTACCTGCTGCCCTTGAG GGGCCAGGTGGTGTTTGGTGTGATGTGGATGTTGTGGAGTTTTCCTATTATGGAGTACCTGCACCAACTCCTAAAGAGCAATTATATACAGAGCTCGCTGATGGCTTAAGGGGAAGCGATTCCTGTATTGGCTCTGGTTCTCAG GTTGCAAGCCAAGAGACCTATGGAACCTTGGGGGCTATTGTAAAAAGTCGAACTGGAAATCAAGAAGTTGGTTTTCTTACGAATCGACATGTCGCTGTTGATTTGGACTATCCAAACCAAAAAATGTTTCATCCGTTACCGCCAAGCCTTGGACCTGGTGTATATCTTGGTGCTGTTGAGAGAGCAACATCATTTATTACTGATGATCTTTGGTATGGCATTTTTGCAGGAACAAACCCAG AAACTTTTGTGCGAGCCGACGGGGCCTTTATACCGTTTGCTGAAGATTTCAATATGAACAATGTAACTACATCCGTAAAAGGTGTGGGAGAGATTGGCGATGTGAATGTGATAGACTTGCAATCGCCAATAAACAGTCTCATAGGGAGGCAAGTGATTAAAGTTGGAAGAAGTTCTGGTTTGACTACAGGGACTATTATGGCCTACGCTCTAGAGTACAATGATGAGAAAGGGATTTGTTTTCTCACAGATTTTCTAGTTGTTGGTGAGAACCAACAGACATTTGATCTCGAAGGTGATAGTGGAAGCCTCATTCTCTTGACCGGTCAGAATGGAGAGAAGCCACGGCCTGTTGGCATTATCTGGGGCGGGACAGCTAATCGAGGTCGTTTGAAACTAAAAGTTGGTGAACCCCCAGAAAATTGGACAAGTGGAGTTGACCTTGGCCGACTTCTTGATCTACTCGAACTTGACCTCATAACAACAAATGAGGCACTTCAAG CTGTGTTGCATGAGCGAAGGAATGATTCCAATGCTGGAATTGGTTCTACGGTAGGCGAATCCTCTCCCACCATACCAACGAAAGAAAAGCCTGAAGAGAGCGTTGAGCCATTTTGCTTGAACAAAGTTCCTGTTGAAGATGAACCCTCCGAAAGAGTCAAGCCATCTTTAAAGATTTGTGAATTTGATAACATGGATGAGGTTGAAACGGCTCCAAACGTAGAACACCAGTTCATTCCAAGTTTTGCAGGTAAGTCCCCAGAGCACTCAAGCTACCAAAAAGGAGCCTTTGAATTTAAGTCTCTTTCCGAACTTAGGAATGGCCCCGACGAGGATAGTTTTGTTTCCTTGCATTTAGGAGAGCCTGAAACAAAGAGAAGAAAGCATTCAAATTCTTCTCTTTGCATTGATGAATTAAAGTAA